A stretch of the Saccharolobus caldissimus genome encodes the following:
- a CDS encoding CorA family divalent cation transporter: MKCEIKFQEISPSIPIDDLNVYRVIFLDKGFYVRIDIDGKPQYLSLINGNLTVYSREMYEIVKEIDFDSCEPNKLIEGVLDEIVYILGNKRTKLFERFDELFDNITEGRLKDLREIKDLRKEIQALYLDSSSLYYVSKKLSRYISKDIQDEIEFAYERAEILITRSSDLYNIYLTEVQNELNVIIKKLTSISFIFLPVTAIASIYAVTYSSLPSNFSTVYAIYFLSPLVILGILLTVYLRKIGWL; encoded by the coding sequence ATGAAATGTGAAATAAAGTTCCAAGAAATATCACCCTCTATCCCTATAGATGACTTAAACGTGTACAGGGTAATTTTTTTAGATAAAGGGTTTTACGTTAGAATAGATATAGATGGAAAACCTCAGTACCTATCCTTAATAAATGGGAATTTAACGGTATATTCGAGGGAAATGTATGAAATAGTTAAGGAAATCGATTTCGATAGTTGTGAGCCTAATAAGTTAATAGAGGGCGTATTAGATGAGATCGTCTACATACTTGGGAATAAGAGAACAAAACTCTTTGAGAGATTTGACGAATTATTCGATAATATTACAGAAGGCAGGTTAAAGGATTTAAGAGAAATAAAGGATTTAAGAAAAGAAATTCAAGCGTTATATTTGGATTCGTCCTCACTTTACTACGTATCTAAGAAATTATCAAGATATATTAGTAAAGATATTCAAGATGAAATAGAATTTGCGTATGAAAGGGCTGAAATATTAATTACTAGATCATCAGATCTGTATAATATATACCTTACTGAAGTTCAAAATGAGTTAAACGTTATCATAAAGAAATTAACATCGATATCATTTATATTTTTACCCGTTACAGCAATAGCAAGTATATATGCAGTAACTTACTCTTCATTACCATCAAATTTCTCAACGGTTTATGCAATTTACTTCCTTTCCCCTTTAGTAATATTAGGGATACTTCTAACTGTTTACTTACGCAAAATAGGATGGTTATAA
- a CDS encoding MFS transporter: MSIAGRIERLPWTSFHTKLLALLSLGEFFELYDLFNGGFVTQPLTIFYKVTLTTAIYYDIAVFFLGAFVGCIAFTYIGDAMGRRTSLIINMFIASIGLLLAPFAPNIYVFGLLRFITGLGVGPEALIVLDIMVTEYFPSRIRGRALAVGYTASWTAPIVVAVLAYLLLPHKYFLYGWQWLFIIGGLGILTIIPFRFMIPESPRWLEIKGRKDEAEKIVNKMEEIALSEKGRLEEPLQVEVITAQKIRISELFSKEYRKRTVMLWIFEFLQTGVYYGFASLAPSVLYTKGFTLVHTLQYSMLIYVSYFLSSVISIFVIDNQKFDRKWQVSIVILLMGIVGLAFGLSITPIEVITTGFIFGLLSNIFSNAFHQYGAELYPTRIRAFADGVQYSLSRLGNYVWLSTLPIVLTTYGPFDMYLIVFVMALIITLVVGTLGPKASQIELEKLSK, encoded by the coding sequence ATGTCAATTGCGGGAAGAATTGAACGTCTTCCTTGGACTTCTTTTCATACAAAACTATTAGCCTTATTAAGCTTAGGTGAATTCTTTGAACTCTACGATTTATTTAACGGCGGTTTTGTAACTCAGCCTCTTACTATATTTTATAAAGTTACATTAACTACTGCAATATACTATGATATAGCAGTGTTTTTCTTAGGTGCTTTTGTAGGTTGTATAGCATTTACCTATATAGGAGATGCTATGGGTAGAAGGACTTCTTTAATCATTAACATGTTCATAGCAAGTATAGGACTCTTGTTAGCTCCTTTCGCTCCCAATATTTACGTTTTCGGCTTGCTTAGGTTCATAACAGGTTTAGGAGTAGGACCAGAGGCATTAATAGTTTTAGATATAATGGTTACTGAGTACTTCCCATCTAGGATAAGAGGAAGAGCTTTAGCAGTAGGATATACAGCTTCATGGACTGCTCCCATCGTAGTAGCAGTTTTGGCTTATTTATTATTACCTCACAAATACTTCCTCTACGGCTGGCAATGGTTATTTATTATTGGAGGATTGGGAATATTAACGATAATACCATTTAGGTTCATGATACCAGAATCTCCAAGATGGTTAGAGATAAAGGGAAGAAAAGATGAGGCTGAGAAGATAGTTAATAAAATGGAGGAAATAGCTTTAAGTGAGAAGGGTAGATTAGAGGAACCATTACAAGTTGAAGTTATAACAGCGCAAAAGATCAGAATTTCTGAACTCTTCTCTAAGGAATATAGAAAAAGGACAGTAATGTTATGGATCTTCGAATTCCTTCAAACTGGCGTATATTACGGATTCGCCTCACTTGCACCCTCAGTGCTCTACACTAAGGGATTTACGCTAGTTCATACCTTACAATATTCAATGCTAATTTACGTATCTTATTTCTTATCTTCAGTTATATCAATTTTCGTTATCGATAATCAGAAGTTCGATAGAAAATGGCAAGTTTCAATTGTAATTTTGTTAATGGGAATCGTCGGTTTAGCCTTTGGTCTTTCAATAACACCAATAGAGGTAATAACTACAGGTTTTATTTTCGGACTATTATCTAACATATTCTCTAACGCTTTCCATCAGTATGGTGCAGAGCTTTACCCTACTAGGATTAGAGCTTTTGCTGATGGTGTACAATACTCATTAAGTAGGTTAGGTAACTACGTGTGGCTCTCGACCCTCCCTATAGTCCTTACAACCTATGGGCCGTTTGACATGTATTTAATAGTATTTGTAATGGCTTTAATTATAACTTTAGTAGTAGGAACGCTGGGACCTAAAGCCTCTCAAATAGAACTTGAGAAGCTATCTAAATAG
- a CDS encoding 5-formyltetrahydrofolate cyclo-ligase, whose product MNKQEIREKIWRLLEETNIASFPRPVYGRIPNFKGAEIAAEKLASLPEFKKAEVVKVNPDSPQRKVRELVLREGKKLLVPTPRLKGEFFLLYNVDPKLASTISGFTKFGKRISYKEIPEVDLVVVGSVAVTRKGDRVGKGEGYSELEYAILRELGKVNEKTPIATTVHSIQIVDFIPYEIYDVPVDIIATEKEIIRTNTTREKPKGLYLSYLTREKIEDTPYLKYYLMETKRIA is encoded by the coding sequence ATGAATAAGCAGGAAATAAGGGAAAAGATATGGAGATTATTGGAAGAGACTAACATAGCCTCCTTTCCTAGACCAGTTTACGGTAGGATACCAAACTTTAAAGGAGCTGAAATAGCTGCAGAAAAATTAGCATCATTACCAGAATTTAAAAAAGCTGAAGTAGTTAAGGTAAATCCTGATTCGCCTCAAAGAAAAGTGAGAGAATTAGTTTTAAGAGAAGGGAAAAAACTATTAGTTCCTACGCCTAGACTAAAAGGTGAATTTTTCTTATTATATAACGTTGACCCAAAACTAGCTTCAACAATCTCTGGCTTTACTAAATTCGGTAAGAGAATAAGTTACAAGGAAATACCAGAAGTCGACTTAGTAGTTGTGGGATCAGTTGCAGTAACTAGAAAAGGAGATAGAGTAGGAAAAGGAGAGGGATATAGTGAATTAGAGTATGCGATACTGAGAGAGTTAGGGAAGGTAAATGAGAAAACACCGATAGCTACTACTGTACATAGTATTCAAATTGTTGACTTCATACCTTACGAGATCTATGATGTACCGGTCGATATTATAGCGACGGAAAAAGAGATAATAAGAACAAATACTACTAGAGAGAAGCCTAAGGGCTTATATCTATCCTATTTAACTAGAGAAAAGATAGAAGATACTCCGTATCTAAAATATTACTTGATGGAGACTAAAAGGATAGCGTAA
- a CDS encoding ATP-binding cassette domain-containing protein: MIKAINAYIGYNNNTPILRNINLEINDNSVLIGPNGSGKTTFLNAVLGFSKVLKGKLLVFGIEVSNLRNFLGITSNMVDVYKILSVKIKELVEIYAELYGVDKAEIFSTLRYFNFNSFDKKLHELSLGQQKIIGNSLALASNPKLALLDEPFENLDPTKRLKLIRMLTEFRKGKVILTSHEIDLVKKLKDWNLYLVFNGSIYGPFRANKINELYISKGKIENALFVINTNNGCFSITENQGDLPLSSIGDIENLEVMLND; the protein is encoded by the coding sequence ATGATTAAAGCTATTAACGCTTACATAGGATATAACAACAATACTCCGATATTAAGAAATATAAACTTAGAAATTAATGACAATTCAGTTTTAATAGGGCCTAACGGTTCTGGGAAAACTACTTTCTTAAATGCTGTTTTGGGATTCTCTAAAGTCTTGAAGGGTAAATTACTGGTTTTCGGAATAGAAGTTTCAAATTTACGTAACTTTTTAGGAATAACTTCGAATATGGTAGATGTATATAAAATATTATCGGTAAAGATAAAGGAACTTGTGGAAATTTACGCTGAACTTTACGGGGTTGATAAGGCAGAAATATTTAGTACTCTAAGGTACTTTAACTTTAATTCGTTTGATAAGAAACTACATGAGTTAAGTTTAGGTCAACAGAAAATAATAGGCAACTCTTTAGCTTTAGCTTCAAATCCCAAATTAGCGCTCTTAGATGAACCATTTGAGAACTTAGACCCTACTAAGAGGTTAAAATTAATCAGAATGCTGACAGAGTTTAGGAAAGGTAAAGTAATATTAACATCCCACGAAATAGACTTAGTTAAGAAATTGAAGGATTGGAACTTATACTTAGTTTTTAACGGGAGCATCTACGGTCCCTTTCGTGCTAATAAAATCAACGAACTTTATATCAGTAAAGGAAAAATCGAAAATGCATTATTCGTAATTAATACAAACAATGGTTGTTTCTCTATAACTGAAAATCAAGGTGATTTGCCTCTATCTTCTATCGGTGATATAGAGAACTTAGAGGTTATGCTTAATGATTAG